The following proteins are encoded in a genomic region of Primulina huaijiensis isolate GDHJ02 chromosome 3, ASM1229523v2, whole genome shotgun sequence:
- the LOC140974239 gene encoding uncharacterized protein, translating to MEDSRTGNGANKKKFTCSKFHWKPEEDVLLTSLVQRFGPSNWELIAKHFPGRTGKSCRLRWVNQLDPEIVKTPFTVEEKRRLLELHQCYGNKWAIISKHLDGRTDNQVKNQYHVIIGSRTIRASSPPSSDNPEDTPKEESMNLSHFENVSSMEPGSQFSNVSYNIDNKSGLDPLSDVTPYRVELPFIDSGPSMYGKDEMWFATSGSNPGMIDPRSFDNANLGYIGSDQNTIWDDEMNSDVSYTELLNLPTVTPPHQGYVKDPQFIDFFGLENP from the exons ATGGAGGACTCTAGAACAGGGAATGGGGCAAACAAAAAGAAGTTTACATGCAGCAAATTTCATTGGAAGCCTGAAGAAGATGTACTGCTGACAAGTCTTGTCCAAAGGTTTGGTCCCAGCAATTGGGAACTCATTGCAAAACACTTCCCAGGAAGAACAG GGAAGAGTTGTCGCTTAAGGTGGGTGAATCAATTGGATCCCGAAATTGTTAAGACGCCGTTTACTGTAGAGGAGAAGCGAAGGCTTCTTGAACTTCATCAATGCTATGGAAACAAATGGGCAATTATTTCTAAACATTTAGATGGCCGAACAGATAATCAAGTGAAGAATCAGTACCATGTAATTATTGGAAGCCGGACTATTAGAGCCTCTAGCCCACCTTCTAGTGACAACCCAGAAGACACTCCTAAAGAAGAATCTATGAATTTGTCTCACTTTGAGAATGTATCATCAATGGAACCTGGTTCTCAATTTTCAAATGTTTCCTATAACATAGACAACAAAAGTGGCCTTGATCCACTTTCTGATGTTACTCCTTATAGGGTTGAGTTGCCGTTTATTGACAGCGGACCTTCTATGTATGGCAAGGATGAAATGTGGTTTGCAACAAGTGGCTCAAATCCGGGCATGATTGATCCTCGTTCTTTTGACAACGCTAATCTAGGATATATCGGTTCTGATCAGAACACAATCTGGGACGACGAGATGAATTCTGATGTTAGCTATACTGAACTCTTGAATCTTCCTACAG
- the LOC140974240 gene encoding probable gamma-secretase subunit PEN-2 yields the protein MENESRNPLPVRQPNPAAAPVAADVGNSSPSSSRRSVRAEWPTIDGPLGLSHDESLTYARRFFKWGFFCLPFLWAVNCFYFWPLLRRPHSRHSDPLLRRYLVGSVIGFLVFTAILTSWALTFAIGGEHLFGYVWDNLVMYNVADRYGLTGWI from the exons ATGGAAAACGAATCGAGGAATCCTCTCCCCGTAAGACAACCTAATCCCGCCGCCGCCCCCGTCGCGGCGGATGTCGGCAACTCGTCGCCCTCGTCTTCCAGAAGATCTGTACGGGCCGAATGGCCCACTATCGATGGCCCGCTCGGCCTGTCACATGATGAATCGCTTACCTACGCCCGAAGATTCTTCAAGTGGGGTTTTTTCTGCCTGCCGTTCCTCTGGGCCGTGAATTGCTTCTACTTCTGGCCACTCCTTCGCCGCCCACACTCTCGTCATTCGGACCCCCTTCTCCGTCGCT ATCTTGTTGGGTCTGTAATTGGTTTTCTGGTGTTCACGGCTATTCTAACCTCTTGGGCCCTTACTTTTGCCATTGGAGGGGAGCATCTGTTTGGCTATGTTTGGGATAATTTGGTAATGTACAACGTTGCCGACAGATATGGATTGACGGGATGGATTTAG